One Aegilops tauschii subsp. strangulata cultivar AL8/78 chromosome 2, Aet v6.0, whole genome shotgun sequence genomic window, AAATAATCTCACTCAATTGTATATCTGGGACAACAAACTTTTTGGGCATATTCCTCCAGAACTAGGTTACCTGGTGAATTTAGAAGAGTTAGATCTTAGCAGCAACGAACTCATTGGTTCCATACCTAATACCTTTGGGAGTTTGGTTAAACTCACTGGCTTGTACCTAAGGGATAACCAACTTTCTGGATTTATTCCTCGAGAGATAGGTTACCTGGTGAAACTAGAAGAACTGTATATCAGTAATAACACAATCATGGGTTCCATCCCGGATACCTTTGGAAACTTGACTAAGCTCACTACCTTGCAACTCAGTGAGAATCAATTGTTTGGACATGTCCCTCAAGAAATCGGCAACTTAACGAATCTTGAGAAACTCGAGTTCTCCAATAACTACCTCTCCGGTCCTCTGCCACCCAATTTGTGCATTAGTGGCCGGCTCAAGAATTTAACTGCGGAAGATAACTACCTGAATGGAACTCTGCCATCAAGCTTGTTAAACTGTAGAAGCCTAGTCAGAGTTCGTCTTGAAATGAATCAACTAGAAGGAGATATTTCTGAGATGGGAGCTCATCCAAATCTAGTGTACATAGACATGAGGTCAAATAAACTATTTGGTCAATTATCTTGCAAATGGGGGGAGTCTCGTAAACTTAACAAGTTAAGTATCTCAAACAACAACATCACAGGTAAAATACCCGCAAGTATGGGGCAAATGTTTCAACTACAGATACTTGATCTTTCATCAAACAAGCTTGAGGGAGAGATTCCAAGTGAACTGGGAAAACTTAAAAAGTTGTTCTACCTGAGCCTCGCAGATAATTCACTCCATGGAAGCATACCACAAGAAATTTGGTCCCTGTCTAGTTTGGAGTTTTTGGATTTTTCGTCAAATTACCTAAGTGGTTTGGTACAAGGATCAATTGAGAATTGTTTGATGCTTCGCTCATTTAATTTGAGACACAATAACTTCAAAGGAAGCATTCCTCCTATTCTAGGGGCATTGCACAACTTACAAGACAAGTTGGATTTAAGTGATAATTCATTTGTTGGGGCAATACCAAGCCAACTTAGTGATCTGACCATGCTAGAAACTTTGAATCTTTCAAACAATGTACTTACTGGCTTGATCCCGTCATCATTTAAGGGAATGGAAAGCTTGACATTGATTGATTTATCTTATAATGAATTAGAAGGGCCAGTACCAGAGAGTAAGCTCTTCCGAGGAGCTCCAATCCAATGGTTCATGCATAATAATATGATATGTGGTGTTGTGAAAGGATTGCCCCCTTGTAGTAGTGCAACTCAGAATGGAGGGAAAATGAAAAGATACAAAACACTTGCACTAGCCATGGTTACTACTACGATATGTCTTGTTCTTGTTGTATCTATATTGGTGTTCCGACATGAGAGGAACAAATCAAAGTCAATTGTCAATTCTAGAGTTACACAAGAAAAATTATTCTCTATTTGGAGTTTTGATGGGGAAAATGTGTTCAAGAAAATTGTGGAAGCAACCAACAATTTTAGTGAGACACATTGCATAGGGACCGGGGGATACGGgtctgtctacaaagctagagtTTCAACATGTGAAATATTTGCGGTGAAGAAGATACATACGATACAAGATGATTGTTATGTCAACGAGGCAATGTTCAATTCTGAAATAGAGGCATTGGTGTGGATTCGACATCGAAACATCGTTAAGCTATTTGGGTATTGTTCATCTAGACAAGGAAGGTTCCTTATCTATGAATATATGGAGAGAGGAGATTTAGCAGAAATATTGAGATCCAATGCAAGAGCAATCGAGTTAGATTGGAGAAGGCGGATACATATTGTACTGGACGTGATTCATGCTTTGGCATACATGCATCATGATTGTTCGTCACCAGTAGTCCACAGAGATATAACGAGCAACAACATTTTGCTTGATGTGGAATTTCGAGCTTGCATTTCTGACTTCGGTACTGCTAAAATTCTCGATATTGATGGCCAGAATATAACAAGGCTTGCGGGGACAAAAGGCTATCTTGCCCCAGGTAAACAAAAATCAAAA contains:
- the LOC141040590 gene encoding uncharacterized protein, which codes for MRLVMENSPLLRFISLTVPLATFLQAMAVPSLQEQAGALLAWKDTLESHPAQLQSWGMGNNSKRPCSWYGIECSKHQASHQEVITKISLRGLRLRGELDALNFTALATLTSIQLSHNRLTGRIPPGIVSLRDLRFLLLQRNQIRGPLSPALASLKKLRCLMLQQNELSGEIPRQIGELENLVTLKLSINNLSGPIPSELGYLKKLVRLDFVHNNLIGSIPRDVGNLTKLTILYLAGNYLSGYLPRELGYLVNLRELSLQENELMGSIPDTFGSLNNLTQLYIWDNKLFGHIPPELGYLVNLEELDLSSNELIGSIPNTFGSLVKLTGLYLRDNQLSGFIPREIGYLVKLEELYISNNTIMGSIPDTFGNLTKLTTLQLSENQLFGHVPQEIGNLTNLEKLEFSNNYLSGPLPPNLCISGRLKNLTAEDNYLNGTLPSSLLNCRSLVRVRLEMNQLEGDISEMGAHPNLVYIDMRSNKLFGQLSCKWGESRKLNKLSISNNNITGKIPASMGQMFQLQILDLSSNKLEGEIPSELGKLKKLFYLSLADNSLHGSIPQEIWSLSSLEFLDFSSNYLSGLVQGSIENCLMLRSFNLRHNNFKGSIPPILGALHNLQDKLDLSDNSFVGAIPSQLSDLTMLETLNLSNNVLTGLIPSSFKGMESLTLIDLSYNELEGPVPESKLFRGAPIQWFMHNNMICGVVKGLPPCSSATQNGGKMKRYKTLALAMVTTTICLVLVVSILVFRHERNKSKSIVNSRVTQEKLFSIWSFDGENVFKKIVEATNNFSETHCIGTGGYGSVYKARVSTCEIFAVKKIHTIQDDCYVNEAMFNSEIEALVWIRHRNIVKLFGYCSSRQGRFLIYEYMERGDLAEILRSNARAIELDWRRRIHIVLDVIHALAYMHHDCSSPVVHRDITSNNILLDVEFRACISDFGTAKILDIDGQNITRLAGTKGYLAPGKQKSKLNN